In a single window of the Carnobacterium gallinarum DSM 4847 genome:
- a CDS encoding helix-turn-helix domain-containing protein, with product MTTKIGEIIKKKRLEMKLKQAELADGICTQATISNLEKGSSLPSISILLKLTERLNMEFNDIYEYSLIDQNGHTLTFKEIRNLCSKQKHKEAYELLKNQIDFNKLESNYEIKQYYYYYGLTSLIGYENTSDGIYYFNQALAFQFRNNIDFLDISALNGVAMAYDIIDENDKAQTYYKKSLDALDDFLYKTGTMKDSLEVVKIYYNTAVFYSKIKKYIKAVNLCTLGINLLQNDNLSFYLDLLFYEKGFNLLQLGKTQEAEKYYLYALVTADSNKNEKVVTIIKNDMEQYNIPQYIL from the coding sequence ATGACTACAAAAATTGGGGAAATTATTAAGAAAAAACGGTTAGAAATGAAATTAAAGCAAGCCGAATTAGCTGATGGAATTTGTACTCAAGCAACTATCAGTAATTTAGAAAAGGGGAGTAGTTTGCCTTCTATTTCAATTTTATTAAAATTGACAGAACGACTAAATATGGAGTTTAATGATATTTATGAGTATTCATTAATTGATCAAAATGGTCATACATTGACCTTTAAAGAAATTAGAAATTTATGTTCTAAGCAAAAACATAAAGAAGCCTATGAACTTTTAAAAAATCAAATTGATTTTAATAAGCTAGAGTCTAATTATGAAATCAAGCAATATTATTATTACTACGGGTTAACGAGTTTAATTGGATATGAAAATACATCTGATGGAATTTATTATTTTAATCAGGCGCTAGCATTTCAATTTAGAAATAATATTGATTTTTTAGATATTTCAGCATTAAACGGCGTTGCTATGGCCTATGATATTATCGATGAAAACGATAAAGCCCAAACTTATTATAAAAAATCATTAGATGCATTGGATGATTTTTTGTATAAAACCGGAACAATGAAAGATAGTCTTGAAGTTGTAAAAATATACTACAATACAGCAGTTTTTTATTCAAAAATCAAAAAATACATTAAAGCCGTTAATTTGTGTACGTTAGGAATTAATTTACTGCAAAATGATAATTTATCTTTTTATCTAGATTTATTATTTTATGAAAAAGGATTTAATTTACTTCAACTAGGTAAAACTCAAGAAGCTGAAAAGTATTATTTGTATGCGTTAGTTACTGCAGACAGTAATAAAAATGAAAAAGTAGTAACAATCATTAAAAATGATATGGAACAATACAATATTCCGCAATATATTTTGTAA
- a CDS encoding putative quinol monooxygenase, with protein sequence MIFIQADLTIKPEERENFLKDIQTTIRASREEVGNQRYELMQSIEDSTKFTMLEIWTDQDAIAKHQISPHYQEFNKKAANWVVAAPIISLFQKIN encoded by the coding sequence ATGATTTTTATTCAAGCAGATTTAACAATAAAACCTGAAGAACGTGAAAATTTTTTAAAGGATATCCAAACAACTATTCGTGCTTCACGAGAAGAAGTTGGAAATCAGCGTTATGAATTAATGCAATCTATCGAAGACTCTACTAAATTTACAATGTTAGAGATATGGACCGACCAAGATGCCATTGCGAAACATCAAATAAGTCCACATTATCAAGAATTCAACAAGAAAGCTGCTAACTGGGTAGTAGCTGCACCAATTATTAGTTTATTTCAAAAAATAAACTAA
- a CDS encoding Nramp family divalent metal transporter — MSDEEELKNEHRSHGWVRKAHNVSLEEVNNSVAIPKNAGFWRKLFAFMGPGALVAVGYVDPGNWATSIAGGTQFGYTLLSVILVSNLIAMLLQEMAARLGIATDMDLAQATRSSVGKKPAIVLWILTELAIIATDIAEVIGSAIALNLLFNIPLLMGVTITTLDVLLLLLLQKKGFRIIESIVAVLMFTIFFVFLYEVILSKPDVAALFAGYVPSSQIVTNPSMLFIALGILGATVMPHNLYLHSSIIQTRKYERNLEGRTEAVKFAKIDSVLSLTGAFIINSLILILGASAFHGTGSTVGEVQDAYKLLSPTVGAAAASTLFAVALLASGQNSTITGTLSGQIVMEGFVHLRVVPWVRRVITRLIAVIPVFIVTWLLGEGGTSQLLLWSQVILSLQLPFAVVPLVLFTSDKKKMGTFVNPTWVKVLAWIATVLIIALNIFLVGYILLTGHDLG; from the coding sequence ATGTCAGATGAAGAAGAATTAAAAAATGAACATCGCTCACATGGTTGGGTTAGAAAAGCGCACAACGTAAGTTTAGAGGAAGTCAATAATTCTGTTGCCATTCCTAAAAATGCTGGATTTTGGCGTAAATTATTTGCTTTTATGGGACCAGGAGCCTTAGTCGCTGTTGGATATGTAGATCCTGGTAACTGGGCAACATCTATTGCTGGGGGAACTCAATTTGGTTATACGCTCCTTAGTGTTATTTTAGTTTCAAACCTAATTGCTATGCTGTTACAAGAAATGGCTGCTCGTTTAGGAATTGCAACGGACATGGATTTGGCTCAAGCAACACGAAGTTCAGTTGGGAAAAAACCTGCTATTGTATTGTGGATTTTAACCGAGTTAGCAATTATTGCAACAGATATTGCTGAAGTAATCGGTTCTGCAATTGCTTTAAACTTATTATTTAATATCCCACTACTAATGGGAGTTACCATTACAACGTTAGATGTTTTATTATTATTGCTTTTGCAGAAAAAAGGCTTTAGAATTATCGAATCAATTGTTGCCGTATTAATGTTTACAATCTTTTTCGTTTTTTTATATGAAGTGATTTTGTCAAAACCAGATGTGGCAGCTTTGTTTGCTGGTTATGTTCCTAGTTCACAAATTGTAACGAATCCAAGTATGCTCTTTATTGCATTAGGAATTCTTGGTGCGACTGTAATGCCCCATAATTTGTATCTCCACTCTTCTATTATTCAAACAAGAAAATATGAACGAAATCTTGAAGGACGTACAGAAGCAGTGAAATTTGCTAAAATTGACTCAGTTCTTTCTTTAACTGGTGCTTTTATTATCAACTCTCTTATTTTGATTTTAGGTGCCTCTGCTTTCCACGGAACTGGTAGTACCGTTGGCGAAGTACAAGATGCTTATAAATTATTAAGTCCAACAGTTGGTGCAGCCGCTGCTAGTACATTATTCGCAGTTGCTTTGCTGGCATCGGGTCAAAATTCAACCATCACTGGGACTTTAAGTGGCCAGATTGTAATGGAAGGTTTTGTGCATCTTAGAGTAGTTCCTTGGGTGCGACGTGTAATTACCCGTCTAATTGCGGTTATTCCAGTCTTTATCGTAACTTGGTTACTTGGTGAAGGTGGAACTTCTCAATTATTACTTTGGAGTCAAGTTATTTTGAGTTTACAGTTACCTTTTGCAGTTGTGCCTTTAGTATTATTTACAAGTGATAAGAAAAAGATGGGTACTTTTGTCAATCCCACTTGGGTTAAAGTGTTGGCATGGATTGCTACAGTCTTAATTATTGCTTTAAATATCTTCTTAGTTGGTTATATTTTATTAACTGGACATGATTTAGGTTAA
- a CDS encoding aminoglycoside 6-adenylyltransferase — protein MRTEKELVDLILTKAESDQRIRGVLLNGSRVNPEVKPDKYQDFDIVYLVNDVTDFTKDHRWVHYFGKPLIMQLPTISTLSPVESNSFTYLMQFEDGNRIDLTLTPMENYLKQETIDSLTKVLVDKDKLLSHILPANASAYYVTKPTEHEFQDCINEFWWVLTYVGKGLAREEITYAKAMQDGPVRDMLMLALNWKIGWQHEFQVNLGKDGKFLQNYLSQDEWTTLLSTYSDGDLDSIWKSVFIMCDFFKALTNYIGLQLDYVTGIDEQPIIEYLESLR, from the coding sequence TTGCGTACAGAAAAAGAACTAGTTGATTTAATTTTAACAAAAGCTGAGTCAGATCAGCGAATTCGCGGTGTTTTATTAAATGGATCCAGAGTAAATCCCGAAGTAAAGCCGGACAAATACCAAGATTTTGATATTGTTTACTTAGTGAATGATGTAACGGATTTCACTAAAGATCATCGTTGGGTGCATTATTTTGGAAAACCACTAATTATGCAACTCCCTACTATTAGTACGTTATCTCCAGTAGAATCCAATAGTTTTACTTATTTAATGCAATTTGAAGATGGTAATCGGATTGATTTGACTTTAACACCTATGGAAAATTATCTAAAACAAGAGACAATAGATAGCTTAACTAAAGTATTAGTAGATAAAGACAAGTTACTAAGTCATATTCTTCCCGCAAATGCTAGTGCTTATTATGTAACTAAACCAACAGAACATGAATTTCAAGATTGTATTAATGAATTTTGGTGGGTTCTAACTTATGTTGGAAAAGGTCTTGCCCGTGAAGAAATAACCTATGCTAAAGCCATGCAAGATGGACCAGTTCGTGACATGCTGATGCTAGCTCTTAATTGGAAAATTGGATGGCAACATGAATTTCAGGTGAATCTAGGAAAAGATGGCAAATTTTTACAAAACTATTTATCCCAAGACGAATGGACTACCTTACTGTCAACTTATTCTGATGGCGATCTTGATTCTATTTGGAAATCCGTATTTATTATGTGTGATTTTTTTAAAGCCTTAACGAACTATATTGGACTTCAGCTAGATTATGTAACTGGAATTGACGAACAACCTATTATTGAGTATTTAGAAAGTTTACGTTAA
- a CDS encoding ECF transporter S component, whose product MNQKKSKTYRIAIIGILSAIIFIQNFVPMLGYLPIPPLNPTIIHITVIIAALTLGAKDGMIIGGVWGITRFVKAFVMPASPLDLLLFTNPFIAILPRILVGLVAGASYYALKRKMADTSAMVIASILGSLTNTILVLFFIYLFNSAEYAEAMKVSIDGLLKVLGTIVLTNGVAEAIAAAIIAPFIATALKRISR is encoded by the coding sequence ATGAATCAAAAAAAATCAAAAACTTATCGCATTGCGATTATTGGAATTCTATCTGCGATTATTTTTATCCAAAACTTTGTTCCTATGTTAGGCTATTTGCCCATTCCACCATTAAATCCTACCATTATTCATATCACTGTGATTATTGCCGCCTTAACATTAGGTGCAAAAGATGGCATGATTATTGGTGGTGTTTGGGGCATTACTCGGTTTGTCAAAGCATTTGTTATGCCAGCAAGTCCATTAGACCTTTTGCTGTTTACTAATCCGTTTATCGCCATTCTCCCACGTATTTTAGTTGGTTTAGTTGCAGGCGCTAGCTATTACGCCTTAAAACGAAAAATGGCAGATACATCCGCTATGGTCATAGCCTCAATTTTAGGGTCTTTAACAAATACAATCTTGGTTCTCTTTTTTATCTACTTATTTAACTCAGCAGAGTATGCTGAGGCCATGAAAGTAAGCATTGATGGGCTGTTAAAAGTATTAGGAACGATTGTTTTAACAAATGGAGTAGCTGAAGCAATTGCTGCTGCAATAATTGCACCATTTATCGCAACAGCATTAAAACGAATTTCTCGTTAA
- a CDS encoding ECF transporter S component, whose product MERRGNKTYHIAILGMLTAIILIQNFVPIMGYIPIPPLNPTIIHITVIIAALTLGTKDGMILGGIWGIACIVRALTFPTTPLDLLLFTNPIIAIIPRILVGFIAGYSYKILRTTKLNDFTSMVISAVLGSLTNTFLVLFFIYIFYGQAYADFIKVDSSNLLAVMGTVVATIGLAEAVIAAFIAPVIAKSLKHFVLP is encoded by the coding sequence ATGGAAAGACGAGGAAATAAAACTTATCACATTGCCATTCTTGGGATGTTAACTGCAATTATTCTGATTCAAAATTTCGTACCGATAATGGGGTATATTCCAATCCCACCTTTAAACCCAACCATTATTCATATCACCGTGATTATTGCCGCCTTAACATTAGGAACGAAAGATGGCATGATTTTAGGCGGTATTTGGGGTATCGCATGTATTGTTAGAGCCCTAACTTTTCCAACAACACCGCTAGATCTTTTGCTATTTACAAATCCAATTATCGCGATTATCCCACGTATTTTGGTTGGCTTCATTGCAGGCTATAGTTACAAAATATTGCGTACTACGAAATTAAATGATTTCACTTCAATGGTGATTTCAGCTGTCTTAGGTTCCTTAACAAATACATTTTTAGTTTTATTCTTTATTTATATTTTTTATGGTCAAGCCTATGCTGATTTTATTAAAGTAGATAGTTCAAATTTATTGGCTGTTATGGGAACCGTTGTCGCAACAATCGGTTTAGCAGAAGCTGTTATTGCCGCGTTTATTGCTCCTGTTATTGCAAAATCCTTAAAACATTTTGTATTGCCTTAA
- a CDS encoding LD-carboxypeptidase, which yields MLKYGDTIGIVACSNGKAPQHTPKINQLLTLLKEKFNLTIIFSKYIYQQDTTGANGPPKEKAASLMELYKNPAVQVIFDISGGNLANELLPYLDFNLMKEHPKPFVGYSDLTVLLNGIYEKTRQIGVNYQLLHLVGENSSQQQDYFYQYFFTPTTQPALSITPLTLTEENSIQGTLLGGNSRCLLKLAGTDYWPSIKQKILFLEANGGDISTIATYLAQLDQLHCFRDCKAVLLGQFSQIDSQKQRPELEKLIKNYVAPYSKSIYQTMEVGHSSNSKALKIGGEVCLLPTNQLTE from the coding sequence ATGTTAAAATACGGAGATACAATTGGAATCGTTGCTTGTTCAAATGGAAAGGCTCCACAACATACACCGAAAATAAATCAATTACTGACTCTATTAAAAGAAAAATTCAACTTAACTATTATTTTCTCTAAATATATCTATCAACAGGACACGACAGGCGCTAATGGACCTCCTAAAGAAAAAGCTGCTAGCTTAATGGAACTCTATAAAAATCCAGCTGTTCAGGTTATTTTTGACATCTCTGGTGGCAATCTAGCAAACGAACTTTTACCTTACTTAGACTTTAACTTAATGAAAGAACATCCAAAACCATTTGTCGGTTATAGTGATCTAACTGTTCTTTTAAATGGAATTTATGAAAAGACAAGGCAAATTGGCGTTAACTATCAATTGTTGCATTTAGTTGGAGAGAATAGCAGTCAACAACAAGATTACTTTTATCAGTATTTTTTCACACCAACTACTCAGCCTGCTCTCTCCATTACTCCTCTCACACTTACTGAGGAGAATTCTATTCAAGGAACTTTGTTAGGGGGAAATAGTCGCTGTTTACTAAAATTAGCTGGAACCGACTATTGGCCATCCATTAAACAAAAAATCCTTTTTTTAGAGGCAAATGGAGGAGATATCAGCACAATAGCTACTTATCTGGCTCAGTTAGATCAACTTCATTGTTTTAGAGATTGTAAAGCTGTCTTATTAGGTCAATTTTCACAAATTGATTCACAAAAACAACGTCCAGAATTGGAAAAATTAATTAAAAACTATGTAGCACCTTATTCCAAATCAATCTATCAAACAATGGAAGTTGGTCACTCAAGTAATTCTAAAGCATTAAAAATTGGAGGAGAAGTCTGTTTATTGCCAACAAATCAATTAACAGAGTAG
- a CDS encoding type 1 glutamine amidotransferase domain-containing protein: MSQTNTKRILALISDDFEDLELWYPVLRLREAGHTVDLVGEHAATVYHGKYGVPATSDYSFNDITVSEYDGILVPGGWSPDKLRRFPEVIAFVRHFDQQKQPIGQICHAGWVLISAGILKGVNVTSTPGIKDDMTNAGGIWHDVPAITDGHIISSRRPPDLPEYMHHYLNVLEK; this comes from the coding sequence ATGTCTCAAACAAATACAAAACGAATTTTGGCTTTAATTAGTGATGACTTTGAAGATTTAGAATTATGGTATCCTGTTTTACGTTTACGGGAAGCAGGTCATACGGTTGATTTGGTTGGAGAACATGCAGCTACAGTTTATCATGGAAAATACGGTGTTCCAGCAACATCTGACTATAGTTTTAACGATATTACTGTTTCAGAATATGATGGTATTTTAGTTCCAGGTGGTTGGTCACCTGATAAACTAAGACGTTTCCCTGAAGTGATTGCCTTTGTTCGTCATTTTGATCAACAAAAACAACCAATCGGACAGATTTGTCATGCGGGTTGGGTATTGATTTCAGCGGGAATTCTTAAAGGTGTAAATGTAACCAGTACTCCAGGAATTAAAGATGATATGACCAATGCTGGTGGAATTTGGCACGATGTTCCAGCGATTACGGATGGTCACATTATTTCAAGTCGTCGTCCACCTGATTTACCTGAATATATGCACCATTATTTAAACGTTTTAGAAAAATAA
- a CDS encoding LCP family protein produces MRQQHRKKRHFFRNTILVLLVILIGVGGWAYLSYRDSLKEAKKDNSVSDNITFNGQKAADLNDVNILLIGSDSRGDDQGRSDSLMIAHYDSKSKKPKLISLMRDMYVDIPGYGKNKINAAYSYGGAELLRQTISQNFNINIEYYAIVDFTSFPKIVDTLLPDGVEINAEKDMSEYIDQPITAGPQKMNGETLLQYARFRHDAESDFGRVRRQQQVLNALSDQGAQLTKITKLPSVLGKIEGYTTTNLPSNFIFSVSKDFILGDAKKMETLTLPVEGSWENANYDGSGAVLDINLEQNATALNEFLKD; encoded by the coding sequence ATGAGACAGCAGCACCGCAAAAAACGACATTTTTTTAGAAACACTATTTTGGTTTTATTGGTAATTTTAATCGGAGTTGGAGGATGGGCCTACTTAAGCTATCGAGATAGTTTAAAAGAAGCAAAAAAAGATAATTCTGTCTCTGATAATATTACATTTAATGGACAAAAAGCGGCTGATTTAAATGATGTAAATATCTTACTAATCGGAAGTGATTCTCGTGGAGATGATCAAGGTCGTTCAGATTCTTTGATGATTGCCCACTACGATTCAAAATCGAAAAAACCAAAACTTATTTCACTTATGCGAGATATGTATGTGGATATTCCTGGATATGGCAAAAATAAAATTAATGCAGCCTATTCATATGGAGGGGCGGAATTGCTTCGTCAAACAATTTCACAAAACTTTAATATTAATATCGAATACTATGCCATTGTCGATTTTACAAGTTTCCCAAAAATCGTCGATACTCTACTTCCAGATGGAGTTGAAATCAATGCTGAAAAGGATATGTCTGAATATATCGATCAACCCATTACAGCAGGTCCACAAAAGATGAATGGAGAGACCCTGTTACAGTATGCTCGTTTCCGTCATGATGCTGAAAGTGATTTTGGTCGTGTCCGTCGTCAACAACAAGTACTCAATGCACTATCTGACCAAGGAGCACAATTAACAAAAATAACAAAACTCCCAAGTGTTCTAGGAAAAATCGAAGGGTATACAACAACTAACTTGCCAAGTAATTTTATTTTTTCAGTTAGTAAAGATTTTATTCTTGGAGATGCTAAGAAAATGGAGACATTAACATTACCAGTAGAAGGTTCTTGGGAAAATGCTAACTATGATGGTAGTGGTGCGGTTTTAGACATCAACCTTGAACAAAATGCAACTGCACTTAATGAGTTTCTTAAAGATTAA
- a CDS encoding MarR family winged helix-turn-helix transcriptional regulator: protein MENREFNPTLVKEIMLFNQQISDLQLKILTTYQLTLSHFNLLLYLKEKSPLSLKQLTHLTQTEKSTLSRQVTNLMAQQWLMKEQTLDKRVYLIHLTSEGLEKLAKIDIEFNDTWKTLFSAWPEDEQQLLFILLGRINRNFKN, encoded by the coding sequence ATGGAAAATAGAGAGTTTAACCCTACATTAGTTAAGGAAATCATGTTATTCAATCAACAAATTTCAGACCTGCAATTAAAAATTTTAACAACTTATCAACTCACTCTTTCACACTTTAATCTATTGCTTTATTTGAAAGAAAAATCACCTTTATCCTTAAAACAGCTTACTCATTTAACTCAGACTGAAAAATCAACATTAAGTCGACAAGTCACGAACTTAATGGCTCAGCAATGGCTCATGAAGGAACAAACTCTAGATAAGCGTGTCTATTTGATTCACCTTACTTCTGAGGGACTTGAAAAACTAGCAAAAATCGACATAGAGTTTAACGATACATGGAAAACATTATTTTCAGCTTGGCCAGAAGATGAACAACAATTGCTTTTTATTTTATTAGGTCGTATCAATCGGAATTTTAAAAATTAA
- a CDS encoding ABC transporter ATP-binding protein, with the protein MTHETVLSIKNIKKTFYPGTANQNEVLKELSLDVKKGDFITIIGGNGAGKSTLLNSIAGNFLIDSGSIKINQKVVTKLKEDQRAGMIGRVFQDPRMGTAPRMTVGENLAMAYRRGEKRRLRKGTSDTEQAFFKEQLTRLDLGLEDRLDTEIGLLSGGQRQAITLLMATMKRPDILLLDEHTAALDPKTAKVVLALTAECIEKDQLTTLMITHNMQDALTYGNRLIMLDYGKVVVDLSAKEKANLTVPDVMNLFQSATKDGSVKDEMILSSN; encoded by the coding sequence ATGACACATGAAACAGTTTTATCTATCAAAAATATTAAAAAAACTTTTTATCCAGGAACAGCTAATCAAAATGAAGTCCTAAAAGAACTTAGCTTAGATGTAAAAAAAGGGGACTTCATTACAATTATTGGAGGTAATGGTGCTGGGAAGTCGACCTTACTAAATAGTATTGCAGGAAACTTTTTAATTGACTCAGGATCAATTAAAATCAACCAAAAAGTAGTGACAAAACTAAAAGAAGATCAACGCGCAGGCATGATTGGACGTGTATTTCAAGATCCTCGAATGGGAACCGCACCAAGAATGACTGTCGGAGAAAATTTGGCGATGGCGTATCGTCGTGGTGAAAAAAGACGATTACGTAAAGGAACTTCAGATACTGAACAAGCTTTTTTCAAAGAACAATTAACACGCCTAGATTTAGGGTTAGAAGATCGTTTAGATACTGAAATCGGGCTATTATCTGGTGGACAAAGACAAGCCATTACCTTGCTAATGGCTACAATGAAACGTCCTGATATCTTATTATTAGATGAACATACAGCCGCACTTGATCCTAAAACAGCCAAAGTTGTACTTGCTTTAACAGCAGAATGTATTGAAAAAGATCAACTAACAACATTAATGATTACTCATAATATGCAAGATGCTTTAACTTATGGCAATCGATTAATTATGTTAGATTATGGTAAAGTTGTAGTGGATCTTTCTGCAAAAGAAAAAGCCAATCTTACAGTTCCTGATGTTATGAATCTATTTCAATCGGCTACAAAAGACGGAAGTGTTAAGGATGAGATGATTCTTTCATCAAATTAA
- a CDS encoding ABC transporter permease: protein MGLIVTASSQGLLWGIMALGIFITFRILDLPDMTAEGSFPLGAAVCVKLIIMGVHPIIATLIAFISGMLAGAITGILITKFNIPGLLAGILTMTGLYSINLRIMGRANLSLLGKPTIDNLLNRFNLPSQFDTIFIGLLIVAVVITALVLFFQTELGQALIATGDNEMMARSLGISTNKTKILGLMLSNGMISFAGALIAQDDGYADISKGVGTIVIGLASVIIGEVVFGNLSFKHRLICVILGSIIYRLIIMFVLFIGLESNDLKLISAFILAICLAMPSIRTKLNLNFFTSNKEAR, encoded by the coding sequence ATGGGGTTAATTGTAACAGCATCTTCTCAAGGGTTATTATGGGGAATTATGGCATTAGGAATTTTTATTACATTTAGAATATTAGATCTACCAGATATGACAGCAGAGGGGTCGTTTCCATTAGGAGCAGCCGTTTGTGTCAAACTAATTATTATGGGGGTTCATCCTATTATTGCAACCCTGATTGCTTTTATTTCAGGAATGTTAGCTGGAGCAATTACAGGAATTTTAATTACTAAATTTAATATTCCTGGTTTGCTAGCAGGGATATTAACAATGACGGGGCTTTATTCTATTAACCTAAGAATTATGGGTCGAGCAAATTTAAGTTTATTAGGAAAACCAACAATCGATAATTTATTGAACCGTTTTAATTTACCAAGTCAATTTGATACGATTTTTATTGGATTATTGATTGTAGCTGTTGTCATCACAGCTTTAGTTCTTTTTTTCCAGACGGAACTCGGACAAGCCTTAATTGCTACCGGAGATAATGAAATGATGGCACGTTCATTAGGGATTTCAACAAATAAAACAAAGATTTTAGGGTTAATGCTTTCAAATGGTATGATTTCTTTTGCAGGTGCCTTAATTGCTCAAGATGATGGGTATGCAGATATTAGTAAAGGTGTTGGTACAATTGTCATCGGCCTAGCTTCTGTTATTATTGGTGAAGTTGTTTTTGGAAATTTATCTTTTAAACATCGTTTAATTTGTGTCATTTTAGGTTCGATTATTTATCGTTTAATTATTATGTTTGTATTATTTATTGGACTAGAATCAAATGACTTAAAATTAATTTCAGCCTTTATTTTAGCTATTTGTTTAGCAATGCCAAGTATACGGACTAAACTAAATCTAAATTTCTTTACAAGCAATAAGGAGGCGCGCTAA
- the trpX gene encoding tryptophan ABC transporter substrate-binding protein has translation MKKMYGFIIILALILSVAFVTENQKMTTKKKEIPVVGVLQLTSHPALDKIYEGIVDALKEEGFVDGKTMTLDFQNAQGDQSNLKTMSERFMTKDADIMVGIATPSAQALANVSSEVPIVLGAVTDPEGAGLVTNNQKPGGNITGVSDQTPIDDQFNLIKTLLPNAKKIGILYSSSEDNSIIQGKQAEAAAKKLGMETTVATVASTNDVSQIATNLATQVDAIYVPADNTVASAMSTLVNITDAAKIPVFPAVDTMVEEGGLATVGLNQYELGKMTGKLTAKILKGEAKPATTPIEYLKTGDKIVNPKKAAELGITIPKEILDNAIIIK, from the coding sequence ATGAAAAAAATGTATGGATTTATTATTATTTTAGCCCTTATTTTAAGCGTGGCATTTGTGACAGAAAATCAAAAAATGACAACAAAAAAGAAAGAGATCCCCGTTGTGGGTGTTTTACAATTAACTAGCCATCCAGCTTTAGATAAAATTTACGAAGGAATTGTAGATGCATTAAAAGAAGAAGGCTTTGTTGATGGTAAAACTATGACCTTAGATTTCCAAAATGCTCAAGGAGATCAAAGCAATCTTAAAACTATGAGCGAACGTTTTATGACGAAAGATGCAGATATCATGGTTGGGATTGCAACACCATCTGCTCAAGCATTAGCTAATGTTTCTAGTGAGGTTCCAATCGTTTTAGGAGCTGTTACTGATCCAGAAGGTGCTGGGTTAGTAACAAATAATCAAAAACCAGGTGGAAATATCACAGGAGTTAGCGATCAAACACCTATTGACGATCAATTTAATTTAATTAAAACTTTATTACCAAATGCAAAAAAAATTGGAATTCTCTATTCATCTAGTGAAGATAACTCAATTATTCAAGGGAAACAAGCAGAAGCTGCTGCTAAAAAATTAGGAATGGAAACGACAGTCGCAACAGTTGCTTCAACAAATGATGTCTCGCAAATTGCAACAAACTTAGCAACACAAGTCGATGCCATCTATGTTCCTGCAGATAACACGGTGGCTAGCGCTATGAGTACACTAGTCAACATTACAGATGCTGCTAAAATTCCAGTTTTCCCAGCAGTGGATACCATGGTTGAAGAAGGCGGATTAGCAACTGTGGGACTCAATCAATACGAACTAGGAAAAATGACGGGTAAACTAACTGCTAAAATCTTAAAAGGTGAAGCAAAACCCGCAACAACACCAATTGAATATTTAAAAACTGGTGATAAAATTGTCAACCCTAAGAAAGCTGCCGAATTAGGAATTACGATTCCAAAAGAAATTTTAGATAACGCAATTATTATCAAATAA